One genomic segment of Hevea brasiliensis isolate MT/VB/25A 57/8 chromosome 3, ASM3005281v1, whole genome shotgun sequence includes these proteins:
- the LOC131178411 gene encoding uncharacterized protein LOC131178411, giving the protein MDHTRNPCGWSLRRYQGIVDPLVLESLACREALQLAASKNFKQVIFEGDSKMVISALRGGLVPLEISNMLQDVINLTQALQEVSFSFIRRQCNVAALSLASKALRDESFFVNPLTQCSFLISEMLV; this is encoded by the coding sequence ATGGATCATACTAGGAATCCATGTGGTTGGTCTCTTAGAAGATATCAAGGGATTGTAGACCCTCTTGTGTTGGAAAGTCTGGCATGTAGAGAGGCTTTACAGTTAGCTGCGTCTAAAAATTTCAAGCAAGTGATTTTTGAAGGAGACTCCAAAATGGTTATCTCAGCTCTACGAGGAGGGTTAGTCCCATTGGAAATTTCCAACATGCTGCAGGACGTAATCAACCTTACTCAAGCTCTACAGGAGGTATCTTTCTCCTTCATTAGAAGACAATGTAATGTGGCTGCACTTAGCCTTGCCTCTAAAGCACTGAGAGACGAGTCTTTCTTTGTTAATCCTCTTACCCAATGCTCTTTTCTAATATCTGAAATGCTTGTTTAA
- the LOC110646752 gene encoding L-type lectin-domain containing receptor kinase IV.1-like, with the protein MLFKAVLLVSLLVCLAASEDLSFLYNGFRSANLSLDGTAEITYSGLLRLTNHTRQQKGHAFFPHPITFKNSNGSVFTFSTTFVFAIVPQIASVIGQGIAFVIAPTKGIPGSFAGQFLGLFNDTNNGNDTNHVVAVELDTVYSYGSEFGDINDNHVGIDINGLRSSEAAPAGYYTNSSGRLTNLTLASSHPMQIWVEYDGATKQLNVTLAPINIGKPSIPLLSVVLDLSPFLRDTMYVGFSSSTASILTSNYVLGWSYKMNGQAQALDLAQLPKLPRIGPKERSKFLTIGVPTISVSAVFIVISGLVYFIRWKRKFAEVLEDWELDYGPHRFKYKDLYIATKGFRDKELLGSGGFGRVYRGVLPSSKIEIAVKKVSHETRQGMKVFVAEIVSIGRLRHRNLVTLLGYCRREGELILVYDYMPNGSLDKYLYDQPRVTLNWSQRFKVIKGVASGLYYLHEEWEQVVIHRDVKASNVLLDGELNGRLGDFGLARLYDHGTDPQTTHIVGTLGYLAPEHTRTGKATTKTDVYAFGAFLLEVACGRRPIERREQANDVILLDWVFSFWVRGEILEARDPNLGPNYAPEEVELVLKLGLLCSHAVPEARPSMRQVLQFLECDIPLPELSSLGLSASGLTFARPEGFSEFSMNMALSHSSSVAESLLSGGR; encoded by the coding sequence ATGTTATTCAAGGCAGTCCTTTTGGTGTCCCTCTTGGTTTGCTTAGCAGCTTCCGAAGATCTCAGTTTCCTCTACAATGGCTTTCGATCTGCTAATCTAAGCCTTGATGGTACGGCTGAGATCACCTATAGCGGCCTTCTGAGGCTTACCAATCACACCAGGCAGCAAAAGGGTCACGCCTTTTTTCCACACCCAATAACTTTCAAGAACTCAAATGGCTCTGTTTTCACCTTTTCTACTACCTTTGTCTTTGCTATCGTACCTCAAATTGCAAGTGTTATTGGTCAAGGGATTGCCTTTGTGATTGCACCAACAAAAGGCATCCCTGGATCTTTTGCGGGCCAGTTCCTTGGGCTGTTTAATGATACCAACAATGGTAATGATACCAACCATGTTGTTGCAGTGGAGCTTGACACCGTCTATAGCTATGGCAGTGAATTCGGTGATATCAATGATAATCATGTTGGAATAGATATTAATGGGTTAAGGTCTTCTGAAGCTGCCCCAGCAGGATATTATACTAATTCCAGCGGTAGGCTCACAAACTTGACCCTTGCTAGCAGCCATCCAATGCAAATTTGGGTGGAATATGATGGTGCAACAAAGCAACTTAATGTCACTTTAGCTCCGATTAATATTGGTAAACCCAGTATTCCACTTCTGTCTGTAGTTCTTGATCTGTCACCATTCCTGCGAGATACCATGTACGTTGGTTTCTCATCATCTACAGCCTCTATCCTAACATCTAATTATGTATTGGGTTGGAGCTATAAGATGAATGGCCAAGCTCAAGCACTAGATCTTGCTCAACTTCCTAAGCTTCCGCGAATTGGACCAAAGGAGAGATCAAAATTTCTAACCATTGGGGTGCCCACAATTTCTGTAAGTGCGGTTTTCATAGTAATATCAGGTTTAGTTTATTTCATAAGATGGAAACGGAAGTTTGCAGAAGTGCTTGAAGATTGGGAGCTTGACTATGGGCCTCACAGATTCAAATACAAGGATTTGTACATCGCCACTAAAGGATTTAGAGACAAGGAACTATTGGGTAGTGGCGGATTTGGTAGGGTTTATAGAGGGGTGTTGCCATCTTCCAAGATTGAGATTGCAGTAAAAAAGGTGTCCCATGAAACAAGACAAGGAATGAAGGTTTTTGTAGCAGAAATTGTTAGTATTGGTCGGCTTCGTCACCGGAACCTAGTAACGCTCTTGGGCTATTGCCGGCGCGAAGGAGAACTAATTTTGGTCTATGATTACATGCCCAATGGAAGTCTGGACAAGTACCTGTATGACCAACCAAGGGTCACCCTGAATTGGAGCCAAAGATTTAAAGTCATAAAAGGTGTAGCTTCAGGGCTGTATTATCTGCATGAAGAATGGGAGCAAGTTGTGATTCACAGAGATGTCAAGGCTAGCAATGTCTTGCTTGATGGTGAATTGAATGGAAGATTGGGAGATTTTGGCCTTGCTAGATTATATGACCATGGAACAGATCCTCAAACTACTCATATTGTTGGTACTCTTGGTTATCTCGCTCCTGAACACACTCGAACTGGAAAGGCCACAACAAAGACTGATGTGTATGCCTTTGGTGCCTTTTTACTTGAGGTTGCTTGTGGGAGAAGGCCAATAGAGCGAAGAGAACAAGCAAATGATGTAATCTTGCTTGATTGGGTGTTTTCCTTCTGGGTCAGAGGTGAAATTCTTGAGGCCAGAGATCCAAATTTGGGTCCAAATTATGCACCAGAAGAGGTGGAATTGGTGTTAAAACTTGGTTTATTGTGTTCACATGCAGTTCCTGAAGCTAGACCAAGCATGCGCCAAGTTCTGCAATTCTTAGAGTGTGATATTCCTCTTCCAGAATTGTCATCGCTTGGCCTCTCTGCGAGTGGCCTAACATTTGCACGCCCTGAAGGTTTTAGCGAATTCTCCATGAACATGGCACTCTCGCATTCATCTTCTGTAGCAGAGTCCCTTCTTTCAGGGGGCCGctga